GCATACCAAAAAAAACGGATTAGAGCATCTACGGCTGTGATTGCCAGTCTACTCTGGTTAGTGAGTTCAATTCTGACCTGCTATTTTAAACATCCGAATCTTTCTCGAATTGATGACATTATAGGAATCTTCTTTATTCCAGCATTATTGGTATTGATTATTGCCCCATTTGCTACGATTCCACTGGCTTTATCCTGGAATCGACATCGATAAAGGTGCTAAAAACTCTTTTTAAAACTGCTAGTTGATATTCAAAACATGCGAATGTATTTGAGTGAAAATTGGGTGAAACCATGACGCATATGTTTTATGTGGTGACGCAAACATTTGTGAAACGAGCCTGGTGGGGCGCTTTTCTTGGTGTTAGCCTGCTCGTCTTGGGCCCTCTGGCATTGCGAGGCTTGATTCTACTCGTTGAGGGGCCTATTGAGAGTGGAGCCTTTCGACCATTTAGTTTTCATTTCGCGTTTCTGGCAACTTCATGGCTTGTCTTTATCTCGGTTTGTTTACAAGCGTTACAGGGCGTCAAGAAATTCATCTTTGGTCTTCCGCTTCCTTCGGCTTCGATTGCCAGCGGTCTGATGTTTATCACAATTGGCACCGTTATAATTCTCAGTCTCATAACCAATGGACTTTATCGGCTTGTCTTTTTTGATGAAAACTGGCTCAGCGATTATTGGCCTGTCTTAGGTCCAACACTATTCATTGCCACTCTGATGATGGTTGGGCATTGTGCATACTGGAATTTGCATGCACGGGGTTTCGGACGATTATTGTTCTGGATTGGTTTGATTGTTGCGATGTTCTGGTGGTTCATTTCACGCTATTATCCACACGGATTCAGTGAGAAAATCGTTCCCTGGAGTAATGTTACACTTTCAGAATTTGTCATACTACAATTGGTGTTTGTTGTGGCGTGGGTGTATGGCATTGTGTCGTTTGCCCGAGTTCGCTCTAGTACTGCTGAGCCCAGTCTGCACTGGAATCGTTTTGAATCCTGGCTAAACCAATTATCGAGTGGAGCGTTGAACGAAACCGATGACATTCCCGTTTCAAAATCCAGTGCGCTGGCTCAATTGCATTGGCGTGATTCCTGTCGCCGTGCGATCTTGCTGGTTTTGTTTTTAGGGAGTATTGCCTTGATCCTGAATCTGGTTCAATTCACGTATTATAATACTTTGGGAATGGAGAATCAGACTGCGAACGAAAGTCCCATGGTGGTTACCATGATGTTTTTGTTTTTTTCTGCGATCTCGCTATTTTTGATCCTCGGAGAAGCACTTTCAACTCGGAATATGGTTGAAATGAAAGGCTATCTGGCAATCGCCCCGCTCTCAGATCAGGACTTCTCTGCGGTTTTGGTTCGTAATTTGATCAAGTGTGTTGTGCTGACGGTAATCGTAATCGCTCTGCTTAGTTTCCTGGTCAGCTACTTCATAGCGGCTTTATATTACGGACTTGATCTCGTCAGTAGCAATTGGAACTGGTTCGTCAATCATGATTCAAAAGTGCTTTTTATTGCATTACCGGTTCTCGTGTTGGTTGGATTCTGGGCAGGAATCGCGAATACGCTTTCTCTATTTTGGACAGGACACCAACGGTTTACTGCCGGTGTGTTATTTACTTTTTTTGGCCTTTTGTTTTCTGGATTTATTGCAGGCATCGTTCTGATTCCGGAGTCAATGAAGACCGGCTTCCTGCATGGTTCATTTCTGTTGCTGACCTTTTGCATTTGGAGTGGTACAATTATCGCTTATTTGAATGCACACAGAAAAGAATTGATCAATTCTACAACGATCTGGGCCGCAGTTGTGTTTTGTCTGTTGATGCCCTTGGTTTTCTGGGGGTTTTGGAAAACAGATCAAAACATCGTCAGACTATTTCTCTCCTCAGTACTCGTACTCGCCATAACGCCTTTTGCCACGATTCCACTGGCGGTTTCCTGGAACCGACATCGCTAACACATCTCTGTTATGGGTAGGCACTTTCCGCCCTCTTAGCCTTAAATCGTGTGAAATTCTTATTTTCAGTTCAAATCAGCCTTAGTAGAGACTTGCAGTCCTGAGCGCAGCGACTAAAAATAAACAATTAAGGTAGATTTTCTAACTCAAGATATTCTAGTGTGGCTAGGTAGTTTACAGGGTTGTGAGTCACTTAACACTGACATTGCTTTCCGACCACACGGATATCGCCATATATATTGAGGAGAAATGATGGCTGTCGCAAAACATTTCAGAGTGACGCAAGCATTTTTGGCGAGCGTTGCCTTAATATTGGTTCTCATGTGCAGCATTTCCAGAGTGCAGGCAGAAGAAGAGGTAATCAAAGTTCCCGCTGGTTTGCCTCCAATCGAGTTCCCTGAAGATAATCCCCCCACGGCGGAAAAGATTGCATTGGGCAAACAGCTGTATTTCGACAAACGTTTATCTCGTGATAACACCATTTCGTGTGCCAGTTGCCATGCTTCCGAGAAGGGATACAGCAATGCAGATCAGTTCGCGACTGGTTTCAAAGGGCAAAAAGGAGGCCGTAATTCTCCCACTGTGATCAACGCTGCCTATAACCGGTTTCATTTCTGGGATGGTCGTGCCGGTTCATTAGAAGAGCAGGCGTTAGGGCCCATCGCCAATCCGATCGAAATGAATCTGACACTGAAGGAAGCCGTCGATCGCATTAATGCCATTCCCGGTTATAAGAAACAATTTCAAAAAGTTTTTGGCTCTGACGCTACCGCTGATACTATCGCCAAAGCAATTGCCACCTATGAGCGTACGATTCTCTCGGGAGATGCTCCCTATGATCGCTTTAAAGCCGGTGACAAAAAGGTCCTTTCCGAATCTGCGCAACGGGGTATGAAACTCTTTTTCGGAAAAGCTTCCTGTAGTGCCTGTCATGCGGGACCGAAC
The Gimesia aquarii DNA segment above includes these coding regions:
- a CDS encoding cytochrome-c peroxidase → MMAVAKHFRVTQAFLASVALILVLMCSISRVQAEEEVIKVPAGLPPIEFPEDNPPTAEKIALGKQLYFDKRLSRDNTISCASCHASEKGYSNADQFATGFKGQKGGRNSPTVINAAYNRFHFWDGRAGSLEEQALGPIANPIEMNLTLKEAVDRINAIPGYKKQFQKVFGSDATADTIAKAIATYERTILSGDAPYDRFKAGDKKVLSESAQRGMKLFFGKASCSACHAGPNFTDNAFHNIGVGIDAKEPDTGRKAISKLGGDHGSFKTPTLRDIARSAPYMHDGSMQTLKEVVEHYNKGGVPNEFLDEEIFKLNLSPQEVNDLVTFMKEGLASSKYPEHKAPELPK